In the Brucella anthropi ATCC 49188 genome, one interval contains:
- the sbmA gene encoding peptide antibiotic transporter SbmA — translation MFVSFFPRPKLFFWSALVWSLLAVLGWYEGGERLGAIFGLPPLAQDAAPIIGASLFWSAPFLWFYIYFAVATFAFYLFWAWFSPHPWQRWSILGSALILFTTYFGVQVSVAVNAWYGPFYDLVQKALTSPGAVSASDFYWGMVTFAEIAFIGVTVGVLSLFFVSHYIFRWRSAMNEYYVSHWPKLRSIEGAAQRVQEDTMRFSTTLEQLGVSLVKSVMTLIAFLPVLFSFSEKVSELPVVGMVPHALVVAAIFWAAFGTGFLALVGIKLPGLEFNNQRVEAAYRKELVYGEDHADRAQPVTLGELFRNVRHNYFRLYFHYVYFNVARIFYIQADNIFPTLILVPSIVAGKLTLGLMNQITNVFSQVQGSFQYLVNSWTTIIELLSIYKRLRAFEAVIRDEPLPWLDQANLDATPSA, via the coding sequence GTGTTTGTGTCGTTCTTTCCCCGCCCGAAATTGTTCTTCTGGTCCGCGCTCGTCTGGAGCCTGCTTGCAGTGCTTGGCTGGTATGAAGGAGGGGAAAGGTTGGGTGCCATATTCGGCCTGCCACCCCTGGCGCAAGACGCAGCGCCGATTATCGGTGCGAGCCTGTTCTGGTCGGCGCCGTTTCTCTGGTTCTATATATATTTCGCGGTGGCGACATTCGCCTTCTATCTTTTCTGGGCTTGGTTTTCACCGCACCCGTGGCAACGCTGGTCCATACTTGGATCGGCACTGATCCTGTTCACTACCTATTTCGGCGTGCAGGTCAGCGTTGCGGTCAATGCCTGGTATGGGCCGTTCTACGATCTGGTTCAAAAGGCACTCACATCGCCCGGAGCCGTCAGCGCCTCCGACTTTTACTGGGGCATGGTCACATTTGCCGAAATAGCCTTTATCGGTGTGACTGTCGGTGTTCTGAGCCTGTTTTTCGTCAGCCACTATATCTTCCGCTGGCGTTCGGCGATGAATGAATACTACGTCAGTCATTGGCCGAAACTGCGTTCCATCGAAGGTGCGGCACAGCGCGTGCAGGAAGACACGATGCGCTTTTCCACGACGCTGGAACAGCTTGGTGTCAGCCTCGTCAAATCGGTGATGACGCTGATTGCCTTTCTGCCGGTCCTGTTCAGTTTTTCGGAAAAGGTCAGTGAGCTGCCGGTGGTTGGCATGGTGCCGCATGCGTTGGTCGTGGCAGCGATTTTCTGGGCTGCTTTCGGCACCGGTTTTCTGGCGCTGGTTGGTATCAAGCTGCCGGGGCTGGAGTTCAATAATCAGCGCGTCGAAGCGGCCTACCGCAAGGAACTGGTCTATGGTGAAGACCATGCGGATCGCGCCCAGCCGGTCACGCTGGGCGAGTTGTTCCGCAATGTCCGGCACAATTATTTCCGGCTCTATTTCCACTATGTCTATTTCAACGTCGCCCGCATTTTCTATATTCAGGCCGATAATATTTTCCCGACGCTGATCCTTGTTCCGTCGATTGTGGCTGGCAAGCTGACGCTTGGCCTCATGAACCAGATCACGAATGTCTTTTCGCAGGTGCAGGGATCGTTCCAGTATCTCGTCAACTCATGGACGACGATCATCGAATTGCTGTCGATCTACAAGCGTCTGAGAGCTTTCGAGGCGGTTATCCGCGACGAGCCGCTGCCGTGGCTCGATCAGGCAAATCTTGATGCAACGCCTTCAGCTTAA
- a CDS encoding tetratricopeptide repeat protein: protein MADDSFIREVNEEIRSERAKQIWRNFGPLLIGGAVAIVLGTAGWVGYQHWVDSKASASGDKFLAALDLASEGKNDEALTALDDLEKTGYGSYPVLARLRAASVIADKGDAAGAVKAFDEVAADNAVPAPLRDVARLRAGYLLVDSGSYDDVAKHVETLSADGNPMRSSAREALGLAAWKAERFDDAVKLFQQIANDSLAPANIRQRANTMLDLMRSAGVNVPDAQST, encoded by the coding sequence ATGGCAGACGACAGTTTCATTCGCGAGGTAAACGAGGAAATCCGTTCGGAACGGGCAAAGCAGATCTGGCGGAATTTCGGTCCGCTGTTGATCGGCGGCGCTGTGGCCATTGTTCTGGGAACAGCTGGTTGGGTCGGCTATCAGCACTGGGTCGACAGCAAGGCTTCCGCTTCCGGTGACAAGTTCCTCGCCGCACTGGACCTCGCCTCGGAAGGCAAAAACGACGAAGCGCTGACTGCGCTCGACGATCTGGAAAAGACCGGCTACGGCTCCTATCCGGTACTGGCGCGTCTTCGCGCTGCATCGGTTATCGCTGACAAGGGCGATGCAGCGGGTGCCGTGAAGGCGTTCGATGAGGTTGCTGCCGATAACGCCGTGCCTGCACCGCTTCGCGATGTCGCGCGCCTGCGTGCCGGTTATCTGCTGGTCGACAGCGGTTCCTACGACGACGTCGCCAAGCACGTCGAGACGCTTTCCGCAGACGGCAATCCTATGCGTTCAAGCGCACGGGAAGCGTTGGGTCTGGCTGCCTGGAAGGCTGAACGGTTCGATGATGCGGTCAAACTGTTCCAGCAAATTGCCAATGACAGTCTTGCTCCGGCCAATATCCGCCAACGCGCCAATACGATGCTCGATCTGATGCGCAGTGCGGGTGTCAACGTGCCTGACGCGCAAAGCACATAA
- a CDS encoding polysaccharide deacetylase family protein produces the protein MRILSPRPVLLSALVLATCAAQAEPVSTKPQYVLISFDGAHDNALWTRSRELAKKNNAHFTYFLSCVFLMTKQDRRDYKPPHKRAGSSNVGFALSRDEVVARLGNIWQAHLEGNEIASHGCGHFDGTDWSTADWDKEIKEFRRITADAYKNNGISGEPEGWRDLALKGIDGFRAPYLAASKPVQDALKANGFRYQASSITRGPEEPTLAGQFASFGLPLVPEGPSQRPIVAMDYNLYVRHSKGKEAPQQSAAFEERAYKAFRTAFDKQYTGERIPLQLGFHFVLMNDGAYWRAMERLVTEVCTKPDVKCTTYSDYLDSLDKDAVHASQNRS, from the coding sequence ATGCGCATCCTGTCCCCCCGCCCTGTTCTTTTGTCCGCCCTGGTTCTGGCTACCTGTGCCGCACAGGCGGAACCGGTATCCACAAAGCCGCAATATGTGCTGATTTCCTTCGATGGCGCACATGACAATGCACTATGGACCCGCTCGCGCGAGCTGGCGAAGAAAAACAACGCCCATTTCACCTATTTCCTTTCCTGCGTCTTCCTGATGACCAAACAGGACCGGCGCGATTACAAGCCGCCCCATAAGCGGGCCGGTTCGTCCAATGTCGGCTTTGCGCTCAGCCGCGACGAAGTTGTCGCCCGCCTTGGCAATATCTGGCAGGCCCATCTGGAAGGCAACGAGATCGCCAGCCATGGCTGCGGTCATTTTGACGGCACCGACTGGTCAACCGCCGACTGGGACAAGGAAATCAAGGAGTTCCGCCGCATTACCGCTGACGCCTACAAGAATAATGGCATCAGTGGCGAGCCGGAAGGCTGGCGTGATCTTGCGCTGAAGGGCATCGACGGGTTTCGCGCGCCCTATCTCGCCGCATCGAAGCCGGTGCAGGATGCGCTCAAGGCAAACGGTTTTCGCTATCAGGCATCGTCCATCACGCGCGGCCCTGAAGAGCCGACCCTTGCCGGTCAGTTTGCTTCATTTGGATTGCCGCTTGTTCCGGAAGGCCCGTCGCAGCGCCCTATCGTGGCAATGGACTATAATCTTTATGTCCGTCACTCGAAGGGCAAGGAAGCGCCGCAGCAATCGGCGGCTTTCGAGGAACGAGCCTACAAGGCTTTCCGCACGGCATTCGACAAGCAATATACCGGCGAGCGCATTCCGCTCCAGCTCGGCTTCCATTTCGTGCTGATGAATGATGGCGCCTATTGGCGCGCCATGGAGCGGCTCGTGACGGAAGTCTGCACCAAGCCCGACGTCAAATGCACAACCTACAGCGATTATCTGGACAGTCTCGACAAGGATGCCGTCCATGCAAGCCAGAACAGGTCGTAA